In Electrophorus electricus isolate fEleEle1 chromosome 12, fEleEle1.pri, whole genome shotgun sequence, a single window of DNA contains:
- the ltc4s gene encoding leukotriene C4 synthase — protein MLDQVVFVAAVTLLGLLEQAYFSLQVIYARRKFSISPPATTGHPEFERIFRAQANCSEYFPLFIISLWLAALFFGQVLSAFLGLLYLFGRYRYFHGYAQSATGRLAPLYFTAKVQWVLIIVAAVGVLCYLSRLYLGLDPLTALSQLK, from the exons ATGCTTGATCAGGTGGTCTTTGTAGCTGCTGTCACACTGCTTGGTCTACTAGAACAAG CATACTTCTCTCTGCAGGTTATCTATGCTCGCCGCaagttctccatctctcctccggCCACCACGGGACACCCAGAGTTTGAGAGGATTTTCAGAGCACA AGCGAACTGTTCAGAATACTTCCCCTTGTTTATCATTTCACTTTGGTTGGCTGCACTTTTCTTCGGCCAAG TGCTGTCTGCTTTCTTGGGCCTCCTATATCTCTTTGGACGATATCGGTACTTCCATGGATATGCACAGTCTGCAACAGGAAG acTGGCACCTCTGTATTTCACTGCCAAGGTGCAGTGGGTGCTGATTATTGTGGCAGCAGTGGGCGTGCTCTGCTATCTGAGTCGGCTGTACCTAGGGCTGGACCCGCTCACTGCTCTGAGTCAGCTCAAATAA